A portion of the Nitrospira sp. genome contains these proteins:
- a CDS encoding DUF3391 domain-containing protein: MAINRISIDQLIPGMYLVEMDVPWYRTPFLSHKFPIKDLETVQLMKRHGIRMVKIDTSKGLDVPPAPPPASQDSAEHTASTPPALLESPPSANTTTVVGVTAAHDANQPISQPASVIYAQAQEAVERIFTDLERGIPPSPEATKALVSTVLEHVLRDHAAMVTQLAIQKIKQFDRSLTTHALDTCILSLILALESGLDQSAQELVGMGALLHDAGYVRLPRNLVRKRDECTGQDKTLLEQHCKLGVAVLAEQPGMPEDVLRIVREHHERSDGSGFPAALQNDQTLHLARIVGIVDFYDGMVSRRGTRPSMMPHDAVRQLFLAGERGQFEKPLVEVMIRSIGVYPVGSLVRLNTGEHAVVVGVNPQQRLKPLVKITTDPQGGSYPTPIEVDLAAPSADHTVRSVLRVLDPTRERVNIGVLLDSSDLRAA; the protein is encoded by the coding sequence ATGGCCATAAACCGGATCTCAATCGATCAGCTGATCCCAGGGATGTATCTCGTCGAAATGGACGTCCCCTGGTACCGCACGCCGTTTCTGTCTCATAAATTTCCCATCAAAGACCTAGAGACCGTTCAACTCATGAAGCGGCATGGGATCAGGATGGTCAAGATCGACACCAGCAAGGGGCTTGACGTTCCACCGGCTCCTCCCCCTGCTAGCCAGGACAGTGCTGAGCACACCGCATCCACCCCACCGGCCCTCCTTGAATCACCACCCTCTGCCAACACGACCACCGTCGTCGGAGTCACCGCAGCACACGACGCCAATCAACCGATCTCACAACCAGCCTCAGTCATCTATGCCCAAGCTCAAGAAGCCGTGGAGCGCATCTTCACAGATCTTGAACGTGGTATTCCTCCTTCACCTGAAGCGACCAAAGCGCTCGTGTCGACCGTCCTAGAGCACGTGCTCCGCGATCATGCCGCGATGGTCACTCAGCTCGCCATTCAAAAGATCAAGCAGTTCGACCGGTCCCTGACGACTCATGCACTGGATACCTGCATCCTGTCGCTCATCTTGGCTCTTGAGAGCGGACTGGATCAATCAGCACAGGAACTCGTTGGAATGGGAGCATTGCTGCACGATGCGGGATATGTGCGGTTGCCCCGCAATTTAGTGCGCAAGCGAGATGAGTGCACCGGGCAAGACAAGACTCTTCTGGAGCAGCACTGCAAGCTTGGAGTCGCAGTGCTCGCCGAACAACCCGGCATGCCTGAGGATGTCCTGCGCATCGTCAGGGAGCATCATGAGCGGAGCGATGGAAGCGGATTTCCTGCCGCTCTACAAAACGACCAGACCTTGCACCTCGCGCGAATCGTCGGCATCGTCGACTTTTATGACGGCATGGTGAGCCGACGTGGGACACGTCCGTCCATGATGCCCCATGATGCGGTTCGTCAACTGTTCCTGGCCGGTGAACGAGGTCAATTCGAGAAACCTCTCGTAGAAGTGATGATTCGCAGCATCGGCGTCTATCCTGTGGGAAGCTTGGTCAGACTCAATACTGGAGAGCACGCGGTGGTCGTTGGGGTCAACCCTCAGCAACGACTCAAACCACTCGTCAAGATCACGACCGACCCACAGGGAGGCTCCTATCCCACACCAATTGAGGTCGATCTCGCCGCCCCATCTGCGGACCATACGGTACGTTCGGTCCTCCGTGTACTCGACCCGACGCGTGAACGAGTCAACATCGGCGTACTTCTGGACAGTTCTGACTTGCGAGCAGCGTAA